Genomic segment of Caproiciproducens sp. NJN-50:
ATCACCTGCCGATCGATCTCCTCTTTTGTATTCGCCAGCCTGTGGATTTTCAGCGGTTCGGCAATGATGTCCCGGACGGACATCCTGGGATTCAGCGAAGCATACGGATCCTGGAAAACCATCTGCATTTTCTTGCGCACCTCGCGCATCTGTCTGGGGGTATAGCCGGTGATGTCGTCCCCGTCAAAGCGGATCCGCCCGCCGGTCGGTTCCAGCAATTTGCTGATGGCTTGGCCAAGGGTGGATTTTCCGCAGCCGGATTCGCCCACGATGCCGAACACTTCCCCCTCTTTCACCTGGAAGCTGACACCGTCCACCGCTTTTACATATCCGACTTTCCCAAACATCCCTTTTCGGGTGGCATAATATTCCTGCAGGTCATTCACTTCAAGCAGTATGTTCTTCATGGCGCTTTTTCCGCCTCCTCATTGCCGTGCAGCCAGCACCTGCACTGATGCCCGACGCCTTCCAAGAGCGGCTCTTTTTCGCGGCATATTTCTTTCGCGTAGGGACACCTGGGTTCGAATTTGCAGCCTTTCGGCATCAGTCTGGGGTTTGGAACATTCCCCGGGATACAGTCCAGCCGGTCAACGCGCTGGCCCAGCTTCGGGATGGAATTCAGCAGCCCCTGGGTGTACGGGTGCATGGGGTTGTCAAAAATGCTTTCCACATCCCCGAACTCCACCACCCGGCCGCAGTACATCACGGCCACTTCGTCGCACAGCTCCGCCACGACTCCCAGGTTGTGCGTGATAAACATGATGGAGGTTCCGATCATATCCTTCAAATGTTCCATCAAATTCAGGATCTGCGCCTGTATCGTTACATCCAGCGCCGTGGTGGGCTCGTCTGCGATCAGTATTTTCGGGTTGCACACCAGCGCCATCGCGATCATCACCCGCTGTCTCTGGCCTCCGGAAAGCTGAAACGGATACTCGTTCATGATCTGTTCCGCGCGCGGAATGTCGGTGTTTTTCAACATCTCCAGCGCTTTTTCACGCGCCTGTTCCTTCGTCACATTCTGGTGGAGGAGGATGGATTCCATAATCTGTCTGCCAATCTTCATGACAGGGTTCAGGCTGGTCATGGGTTCCTGAAAGATCATGGCGACCTGGCTTCCCCGAAGCTTCCGTTTGGTTTCCATGCTGACGTTGACAATATCCTTGCCGTCCAGCAAAATCTTTCCGTCGACAATTTTTCCGCTGGTACCCATCAGCAGCCCCATAATGGAAAGGGCCGTGACGCTTTTTCCGCTGCCGGACTCCCCCACGATGCCGAGGGTCGTCCCTTCCTTCATCGTCAGATCCACACCGTCAACAGATTTTACGACTCCGTCATCGGTAAAGAAGTAGGTACACAGATTCTTCACTTCAAGAATGTTCTTCGATTTTGTTTCCTTCATTGTACTTACCTCTAATCGCTCAATTTGGGATCCAGCGCGTCCCGCAGTCCATCTCCCAGCAGGTTAAAGCTCAGCACCGTCAAAAAGATGGCAAGACCCGGGAACAGCGCAACATGCCACGCCGTCAGCATATAATTCCGGCCGTTGCTCAGCATCAGGCCCCACTCCGGCGTGGGAGGGGACGCACCCATCCCGAGAAAGCTGAGGCTGGACGCCGTCAGAATGGACGTGCCGATGGACATGGTATACTGCACGATGATGTTCGGCACCGAGGCGGGAAAAATATGTCCAAATAATATCCGCGCATCGGAGGCCCCCAGGTTCCTGGCCGCCTGCACATAAAGGCTCTTTTTCTGCTGAAGTGTAGTGCTCCGGACCAGCCGGGCAAAGGTCGGCGTGCCGAATACCGCCACCGCGATGACCACGTTGTACAGGCCCGGCCCCAAAATCGCCACGATCGCAATTGCCAGGATCAGGCCGGGAAATGCGAACAGCGTATCGCCGATCCGCATGATGACACTGTCGATCCACCCGCCGTAATAGCCGCCGACCATTCCTAAAATCGTACCGCAAATAGCGGCGGTGGTCACGGAAATGAACCCAACGGACAGCGATATCCGTGAACCGCACAAAACACGGCTGAAAATATCGCGTCCAAACTCGTCGGTCCCGAACCAGTGTTTCGCGCTCGGCCCTTTCAGAACGGAGCTGTAGTCGTACTGATTAATTCCATAAGGCGCTATTTGGTAGCTGATAATCGCGATAATGACCAGCAGCAAAATAAATGCCGCCGCCGCAATCGCTGTTTTTTGTTTTTTGATTTTTCGGATAAATTCGGAAAACGGCGTCCGGATTATTTCTTGATCAGATCGTTGTTTATTGCTTTTCATTCCGCTGTTTTCCTCCCTAGCTCAATTGGATTTCCGGATTCAGCACCGCATACAAAATGTCCACGATCAAGTTGATCAGGATAAAATGCAGCGAGAAAATCAGAATCAATGACTGAATCGTGGGGTAATCCCGGTAATTAATGGAATCCAACAAAAGGCTGCCAAGCCCCGGATAGGCGAATACGGATTCCACCACTACGGAACCGCCCAGCAGATGGCCGAACTGAAGCCCGGCGACCGTCACAACCGGAATCATGGCATTGCGGAACGCATGGGTCCAAACCACATGCTTTTCTTTCAGGCCCTTAGCCCTCGCAGTCCGAATATAATCTTCCTTCATAACTTCCAGAATAGAGGAACGGGTAAACCGCGCAATAATCGCGGCGATGCCGGTTCCCAATGTAAACGCCGGCAAAACCAGGCTTTTCCAGGAGGATGCTCCTGTCGTCGGAAGAATTTTAAAATTTACAGAAAAAATAATAATGACAATAAAACCAATCCAAAAGGATGGCAGCGAAATTCCGGAAACCGCCAGGGTCATGCCGGTGTAATCCTGCCATTTCGACTTGTTTCTACCTGACCAGATGCCAATCAGAACCCCAACAATACAACTCCAGGCAAGGCTGACTAAAGCAAGTGTCATGGTCTTCCAATACCGCTGTCCCACTTCAAAAGAAACGGGCCTTTTCGTTTTCAGCGAAGTGCCAAGGTCACCGTGCAGCAGCCCGCCCACATAATCCGCATATTGCGTTAAAATCGGCTTATTCAATCCAAGCTGTTCCCGGATTGTTTCAATCTGCTGTGCGGAAGCATCTTCTCCGGCAACCATTCTGGCCGGGTCCCCGGGAATCAGCCTGACAAACAAAAAAACAAAAAGGGTCACCAGAAACAGGGTGGGTATGACTTCCAATACCCGTTTGACGATATAATGCAGCATCCAGCTATTCCCCCAACCTTGCGATAATTTATTTAGTGAGGAATCCGACCCCAAGGTTACCAGGGTCG
This window contains:
- a CDS encoding ABC transporter ATP-binding protein is translated as MKETKSKNILEVKNLCTYFFTDDGVVKSVDGVDLTMKEGTTLGIVGESGSGKSVTALSIMGLLMGTSGKIVDGKILLDGKDIVNVSMETKRKLRGSQVAMIFQEPMTSLNPVMKIGRQIMESILLHQNVTKEQAREKALEMLKNTDIPRAEQIMNEYPFQLSGGQRQRVMIAMALVCNPKILIADEPTTALDVTIQAQILNLMEHLKDMIGTSIMFITHNLGVVAELCDEVAVMYCGRVVEFGDVESIFDNPMHPYTQGLLNSIPKLGQRVDRLDCIPGNVPNPRLMPKGCKFEPRCPYAKEICREKEPLLEGVGHQCRCWLHGNEEAEKAP
- the nikC gene encoding nickel transporter permease, whose protein sequence is MKSNKQRSDQEIIRTPFSEFIRKIKKQKTAIAAAAFILLLVIIAIISYQIAPYGINQYDYSSVLKGPSAKHWFGTDEFGRDIFSRVLCGSRISLSVGFISVTTAAICGTILGMVGGYYGGWIDSVIMRIGDTLFAFPGLILAIAIVAILGPGLYNVVIAVAVFGTPTFARLVRSTTLQQKKSLYVQAARNLGASDARILFGHIFPASVPNIIVQYTMSIGTSILTASSLSFLGMGASPPTPEWGLMLSNGRNYMLTAWHVALFPGLAIFLTVLSFNLLGDGLRDALDPKLSD
- the nikB gene encoding nickel ABC transporter permease encodes the protein MLHYIVKRVLEVIPTLFLVTLFVFLFVRLIPGDPARMVAGEDASAQQIETIREQLGLNKPILTQYADYVGGLLHGDLGTSLKTKRPVSFEVGQRYWKTMTLALVSLAWSCIVGVLIGIWSGRNKSKWQDYTGMTLAVSGISLPSFWIGFIVIIIFSVNFKILPTTGASSWKSLVLPAFTLGTGIAAIIARFTRSSILEVMKEDYIRTARAKGLKEKHVVWTHAFRNAMIPVVTVAGLQFGHLLGGSVVVESVFAYPGLGSLLLDSINYRDYPTIQSLILIFSLHFILINLIVDILYAVLNPEIQLS